TTGTGTCTCAAAATGACTCATTTAGCAAGTCCCTCCAATAAGCCCATATTTCTTACTCAGACAAGAGATGCAAAGATAATAGAAAATGATATATATAAAAATGTTTCATGGATAAAAGTTTGCAATGAATAATGAATCTTCTTTTCTGACCTTCTAACAAAAACCATTCCCAAACTAAGCTACCCCCAAAAAGCACCGCATTGAAAGCAACAGGAACTACACCTTGGGGATTCCTCCCTGACCTGAGTCAATCAAAAAAATGCTTTTATCTGAAATCTCACTCATGCAGAAGCATAGGGAACGAACGGAGCGCGGATGCATGAAGTGAAAACTAGCAATGCACGTTGGGAATTTTTACCCTTCGATGTGGAATGATATACAGCACAAAAGTCAATATGCATATAAAAAAAGTCATTAAGATTTTAACAAAGAAAaacgggatttttttttttttttgggtaagggAAAACAGGATTTAATATCAAAAGAAACAGAAAAAACACAGTTTGTACATTTACACATCAATCTATTGACTGCTTCATGAAAAAATAATGCTTTAGTTTACAGTATTAGGAATAGTCCCAAAAATTAATACACCTAATTAAGACAACTTGTGCTCCTAATTCAAGATATTGgacaatatttttaattataaattctgTAACATATATATGAAGCtacatagacacataaatatcatacttttcctttttttcaagCATTTACCATAAATATGTTAtgtttttgaatttaatttagacAAGAAAAACCATCTAAAATATAATGGCTTTGACGTTTCTTCCAATAAGGTTGAGCAGAAAGCTGCCATGAAATCAATAAGTTTAGCCATGGCCTGGCAGTGAAATTAGTGGCACAATAGAACACTTAATTTATTCAAAGTATCTTGAAACACTCTCTTCATGCTCTCTTAGCAAAGTTTTGGGAAGTCATCTAAACCTACCCACACAATTTGCTAGctgattttcttttctttgtgcAACAGATGGTCAGCACAAGCCAATACACTCATCTTGAGGACTCTGCTTGTGGGCAATGACATTGACTGAAACATCTTCTCACTATACAGTTCACATGCAGACAGAGAGACTTGCACAGATACACACAAGCACAGACAAGCACACATCCATCCACCCACACGTATGCACACAAGTGCACATGCACACATGTGGACACTAACACACACactcacacaaacacacacacacacacacataaacaTCTAAACATATACACCTACACACATCCACACATGCCGGCATGCATGCGCACAAGCACATGCACATGCACACATGAATGCACATACTTGTGTGCACGAGTGCACACACAGGCAACATGCACAGCACCCACATTGCACACAAATGCAAGAGCACACAGACACACAGGTGTGTGCACTCATGGACATATATATgtatttgagaatttttttgtttGGGGGTGGGGGTTGGACCAAAAGGAAAAATGTTTTGATCGAAAACTACCTATTTGGGCTTTGAAGCTAAGATAGCCTTGACAACATGCCAAGGAAATTTCCACCAAGCTATAACATGTCCAGAAGTTTTTTTCCTTATATCTTTATTATTTCCCTATTTTTAAGGTTTACAAATTTTCCATATATCTTTAGGCTTCAAGGTCTTTCTTTTTTCAGATTCAATTTATTCCTTTCAGATTCAAACTATTCCAGTTTTGATAGGTTTCAGTTTCAGATTCAAAATGTTCCAATTCAGCGAATAAATCCTGTCAAAAATTGGCCATATTTCTTCTCAACCAACATATAAAACCCTAATCAGTCTCCCATGGATTATGAAGGTAGTAGAGATGCTCAAAAGCCACATCTAAGACATTATTGTGATGGCATCTCATTGATAGTATGTGCAATATGCATTCATTGTTTCCAAACCGTAATTTGATAATTGAAGTGTTGTATGTCTAGCTGTCTTATCAATCTCCACCTTTTTGGCAAGATGGCCTGATAAGTAGGTTCCCTCGATCGTGCTCTAATGTAGTTCGAACAAGGGTTTAAATCCCATGATCACCAAACGAGTCTGCTCCCCGGTCAATACACAATGGTCTAGCATCCCAATGACATATCAggatgctctctttttttttcttcttcttcttcttcttcttttcaattttttacttttttgtcTTGAatggatttttatttaaatattttaagatcctTAAACATGGTTTATAAGTCAATGATGGGGGTGTATGGTGCCAATATAGGTACCAGCACCTATTGAGGAGGTTGAATTTCAATAAGAGCAAGCTGGATTTGTTTCTAACTCTAAGCCttccttcttccctttctttccattctcccttcctctctctcactctctgggCCTAAGACCCTCTTGTGACTGTAGATAAGAGAAAAGAGAGCAATAGGAAGGCCACAACtcatttttaaaaaaacaaaagGACCCAATTGGTCCCTGCTAGTACTGACCAAACCAGCCTTGGTACCGGTTAGTCTTGATTGGTTCTGACCATCATGGGTAGGATATCCTCATTCATGCCCTAACTGGTGCCCCACACCCATCTCATGTGCTGTTGCACAGTACCATTATGACAAGTTGACACTGCAGGTACCTTAATCCTTGAGTTCTGATGATGCATATCCATCACAAAGCATGTTTCTGAAAGTAGACAATAAGAGCAAGCATAAAGCATGAGGATATAAAAGTCTTTGACACATTAAAATGTGTACAACTACCCATTTCATAAAATGTAAGAACTTCTACTATACCCCAGCATACCGACATTACAAGTTAGTTAAGAAAATGCATAAAACATGATTAAAGAGAATATTAATGCATATTTTAATGAATAGAAAATACAATTGGCAAACAAGCAGGATTAATTCAACAAAAATCACTGCTAATTaataaatacccccagccgaaatgCAGTGCCTTTAAGCCGGCAATCTTCAGCCAGAATCTTGGTTGCTTGCAAGGCATCTTGCATGCTATTTCCTGAAGCAATTACCGCACAGACTATTGCACCAGCTGATGAGCCAGCTAATGGTGTGGTTTCCTAAATCAGCAAAATGATTCAATTCATATGAGATTCAAAAGATGGTCTTGTATGACATGGTCTAATTAATtactattaataaataaaatggaACCATTGACTAGCATAAATTGTAGCATTGGCATATCAGAAACAAATCTGCGATGTCATCCACAGCCACACCTCTACAGCATACAGGTCTATATCAATATGTCCATAGGCCAACTTAATTTTCTGAAGCATTTCTTGGAAAATTATTGtattaaaaaacaaaaaatcCATTGATATCCAACAGATGTGTAGTCTAAGATTGCTAGCGACAAATCCTAAACTAAGCAAAGTTCCAGAAACTTGGAGCAAATCTAGTCATTAGAGGTATTTAGGTTTCTTGACTTGTAAGATAAGCTCGATATTATACTAAAGGTATTCAAATATACTAGTATCTGACTCTGATAAAAGTATTCCTTACTTCTTGTAAGGTCATAGGCATCATTCGTAAACCAaaatccagaaaaaaaaaaagggcatatATAAGTGCTCCAGATAGATCATAACAGTCTTTTTGCTTATAACTATCACTAAAATGAACAGGCAATATCTACAACCAGTACTTAAATTCTTGAAAGCATATTTTTGCATCTTAATTTAAACAGGTAATGATAGCACTTGCACATATAGATCACATGTGGAATCCTCTGGTCGCTGGTAATGTGTAAATCATTTTGCTACCCTTTTTCCTTTTATAAACTTAACAAAGGAACCAAAACAAACATTGTCATCACTTAGTAAGAATGCTGAGGCGCTGAAAATCAATGTTTTTACGCAGCACAGAAGCCTAATTTCCATTTCtcaaaaagatttgaactttaacttTAAACAGAAGCACCAGATAGAAGACATGCAGCATGGTCCGACTCAAAATTCTTCATGCAAAACAGTTTCATGGCCCCAAGTCATTAATTTCCAGAGCTTAGAAACGTTGAATATCTATTTATGAATTGTTTTTTTCTCTTAACGTATATAATTTACCAGAGTGCGTTTTAGATAATCTACTTTTTGAGCTAAAAGGATTACCGTGATGTAGCCTTTCTCAAGAAGGAACTGTGCAACCCCGAGATGATAGGGAAAGAGAAGGCCAGCGGCCGAGAAGCTGAACCCAGGGCTGgtcaccttcttcctctccttctcggCCTCCAAATCCTTCAACCTCTGCTCCCAGATCACCTCTTGATCCACCGGGTCCTCCACCAATGACGCAATGGACTCCCCTTTTCCTGAGAAGGACGCCTCCTCCCGATCCTGGAACACCTCCGAGCCACCAGGCGGCACTGAGACAGGGGCGGTGGTGCTCCTGCTGCGGAGGAGCAAGGAGGCGAGGCCGAGGAAGAGTTCACCCGTGGCGACGGCGAGGGACTTCTTCTCCGTCTCCGGCGGTGGTCGCGGCCAATTGCGGCCTCTTTCCCCGTCGGCCCTGATGCGGAACTTGGCGCGGATCGGGACAAAACGAGGGTTGGGGTTGCGGGAGGAGAAGGGGAGGGGTTTGGGGAGGAGGAACGGGAGGGAGCAAAGAGAGGCCATGAGGTAACGGGGGGAGGCAACCCGCTCCGGAAGTATCGCCCCCGCGTATTTATAGCGTTACGATGATCGATAATATAACGCAGAGAAGAATCGTATGTGGCTGTTTGCGTACTATGCAGGGATAAAGAAAAGAATTAGGCGGGGGAGGGAGCCGGGGGAGAGGAATGTGAACGTACCGCAGTGGGCCCCCACAAGCGCCGTCATGTCACTTCATTCAGAGAAATCACTATCAAACATGTGATTGGATCTGCGTACAACACATGGTACATGGAAAAAAATATCATTGGGTATTTTTTTAATACATCCAATaaattaactaataaaatataaatatattcataaatattgaagaataaaatatttaaaaatttaaaaaaaaaaatgttgaagaATCCCCGTCCAACAAAATAGCCTTGATTGTTAGCATAAATCGACGTCCAACCAACAATACTACTAACTTCCCCATAAATATATGATGCTTTGACAGGGAGTAAAGAGAGGATCATTCACTGTATAAGAGAAGTGAACagatttacaaattttttttaaaataaatatataacttTTGTACAGCATTAATCAATCTTTTCTATGCAACATATATTTTGTCATAGGTATAGTGGTATCAAATATCTTAATATcttcaataattaataaaatatcattagtaTTTATAACAAAATTCGCcccatcaaaaatatatattcaatagGATATTTGACATTATGTTAAACGATGATGACACGTTGGTCGTCAAAAGTTATATCATTCTCTGCAATACAAAATAttgtatcataaaaaatttaaaattttataaaaatgagtTTGGATTGGATAAATATTGTTTATTTGTCGATATATAAAAGGAGAATGTGGAAACGAAATTAGAGTGAGATGTACTTGATTATATCACATATCATGTACATGATATTTTACTTAATAAATATTGTTTAAGATTTCATACATTATTATTGGATTTATATGCCGATTTAAGTGAATTCTTTCCATCTAATAAAATGTCTACTTGGCCCAAAGAGTTGAGTTTCTTATTTAGAAATTTGAAATGAGTTGTCAACGCCCATGAGCATTCTTGTTATACAGCTCAtgtatatagatttttatttatcCAATAACAAATAAATTTAAGGATTCAATTATGTTTGACATGTAGCTGTAGTTGTACTGTAGTTGTATTGGGCTGTAACTGTGGCCTAAGCTATGAGCTGTAGTCATAGTTATAGCTGTATTAATCTAAGTATTTGATAAAAATTAGCTATGTAAGTAAGTTGTCATGTACAAAATGACATAAAAGAACGTAACCTCGTATTATTTATTTTCAACATCACTTTAAATATTTAGTTCAattaaataaaatagatataataaaaattaattttattaaattataaaaaaaataaattataaaataataaaaataaaaattatgtgatATTTTTTAAGTTTGAATTAAGAATTAACGGAATCATATCATTGTTCATAGCATTATTTttgtagataaattttaaaaattttaattcataataaaataaaaattttctattatTATGGGATAGAGGTTGTTTACAAAAATTACATGAATATTTTGGAGGAAAGAGGAGAGATGGATACGAGAAGAATAAAGGAGAGAGGAAGAagcttaaatattaaatatgtgaataattttagaaaaagataaaagataaatttaGAGCTAAAAAATATACAATTAGTTGTAGCTTTTGAATCCTTAGGTGAGGGAGCTGTCAACAAAAACTAGCTTATAGACTATAAGCTATCCTCATCAAACACTAATATTGCTATGCTGTAGCTTAAATAAGCTAAAGTTATCTCAAAAACTGCATGTCAAATAcagttttttttatataattatttttattatatatttatataattattatagtggatatttttaattaaaaaataatatagatgcTTGTGCATTTAAATCTTGACCTTATTTACTTTAATTGGTTTTAAAACAActttattcaaatttaatttaaaaattaatattatgaatGTGACAGATTAGAAGACTAGAGCTTAAATTTTACACGTTTTAGAAGCCACCTATAGCAAATATGTTACATCTTATTCTTGTTGAATAATTTTATTGAACGATCTAACTGAAGAATAAAAACTACAATCAAGCTACATCTTGATATGCGAGAGATACAAATTAAGCTCATCTATTTTCAAAAGGCAAAATATAATCTCTTGTATTCATCATATAAGAAGTATTGTAGAAACAAACAAATGGATTACTAGTAAAGTAAAATTAACTCTTGCATTTTATATATCTCTACATGAATAAAGATGGGTTGAAAAATAGGTAATTTGTGttgcaaaatattaaaaataatataaaaataaaaaatatttattttttatcagatttttattattaattatataatttagatcaaattaactggttttataaaatatattatttttttcccaaTTCCTCGACGTTACGTGTTCCCTTGATGCATCAATGACCAGAAACAGACAAGCAAGAACGAAGAACCGTAGGCGGCCATTTCCGTCTTGGCTCTCTCCCAATTTCAACTTTTCTAATGACAAGAAAATAGGACCAAGCGCAAGCTGTCTTCCATAACTGTCACCTGCGTCCCCCCACCCCACCGTATATTACACCCACCGTCTCGGCCCTCTCTTCCGCTTTCGTTTTAGGGCTTCGCCCGCCGATGTGAACCCCCAATTCCGCTTCCCTGATCGAGCGCCGTTCCGTTGCCGGGATCGTTCGGGAGCTTTTCGGCGGATCCTTCGGGGATCTCGTCGCTCCCCATGCTGCTTGCGGCTTACCCCCTAGAATGAAACTGAGATCCCTTCCACCCATCGCCGCCTCCTGCTGCTCGTCCGCTCGCACCGTTGCCCTCGTCTCCATGGCTCCCCTCCGGGTCGCCGCCGTTCGGGACGTGGAGAGCACCCTCTCCGACGAGTCCCCCACCACCAAGAAGCCCGTCGGCGCCCGTGACACCAGGTTCCCGCTTAGCCAGTGGgaggccgccgccgccgcctccaTCTTCATGATCTTCGCTGTCGGCCTATTCTGCATCTACCTCACCATGCCGGAGGCCGACTACGATAAGATCTTCCGGCTGCCGCACAACCTCGCCGATCTTCGCGTCCTCAAGTGAGTTCCCGTTTTCCCCATTTCAGCTGAATGCAGGTCGCTTTGGTTTTTATTTGCTTTATTTGTTAATCCACTCCCCCTTTTTGGAATATATAATGATATTAAAGCAGAATTTTGAGCCCTGTTCGGCGATGAATTACATTGTCTACCTACGGATGTCCGATGATGTTGATGGACTGCTTTTGCCTGCATAAATGTCGTTGGTTTCCTTCTGTTGATCAGATTTGATGGGGATAACAATTGGCTGTAGTGTTATTATGCATAACAAATAGCTATTACGGgggcaaaatatttttttccccATCTTGATTGAAAAAGAGAGAGTTTCTGGAGCATCCTGCTTCTAGCTGGCTGGAGAGATGGCTTCTCTGACCTTATCAATGTGTGCAATTCCAAAATCACTTTATCAAAGTTGACTAAGGGCCCTTTTGGCATTGCTTCTgttttctcttttgttttcaaGAACCCAAGAAGACATTGAAATTGACTGAAGATGTATGTATAATGAAACCCTTTTTTTTAGAACTGTTTAGAACCGTTTGAGCTTTTGGTGGCAAAGATTTGTTGCTTTCAAAATTAAAGGGAAAATAAAAGCAAGGAATGACTCAATGACAGAAGTTCCATGCAAAAGCTATTTTCAACATCAATCTCCAGGTGGTATTTCATTTACTTGTGTGCAAATGAAAACACAAAAATAACAACAATACCAAACAGGCCCTAAGGTAATCTTCGCACACATCTCTGAGAGGCATTGTGTCTGTAAGTCCTCTTTTGTCTACCCTTCCCTGTGATACATACTTTGTGCCTGCTATTTACAGTTCAAACCTGATGTCTTGGTGTGCTATGCTTGCATATCCAGACACTTGCTGAGCATTTTTGCCATCGTACATATCAAAAAGACTGGAGGCAGTTTTCTGCTTGCTCTTCCACTCATTCatggatattttaaaaataagaaatcAAGTTTGGCTGTCATGCCAACACCTGTAGATGCAGAGGCAACTAGGCAAGGTATCTGTGAAGAAAATTACTAACTAGAGCACAGCCATGAAGAGTTCTGATCATGCAACTTAGTTCCATTAGAAAGTGGAGTACATTTTCAGgagattacatcataaataatatttagcTTGCAATTTCTGTGTGTTAGATGATTGCGGGTGCTTTCACATTCAATCCTATGATCCAGCTATAGATGTGTGATAAGTTAGGTTTTATATCATCTAAATAAACATATTCAACCTTCTAAGTTTTTATTGGCTTAACTTGGGGAAGTTTATCTTAGACATAGTTTATGAGTTTGTGTATAGTTTGTTCATTTATGTATTTTTCCTTAGTACTTATCATGTTCATTTTAAGGAAAAATAGTCTAGTATTGAAGGGTTTTTGGATTGGGAGACATCATATTGGGGTAATTCTTAAGGTATGGAGATGCATCATTTCATTTGGAATATCTGTAGGGACCTACTGTGTGAATAGTTAGGTTTGATAGGGTTGATGATAGGAAACCATGTTCTTACACTATTCTTTGTTTTCAAAAGTGGGTTATTTTCAACCCTTAATTTATAGATGATTGTTTTTATTCCTGTTTCACACAAATTTCTGAAGTAAATAAAGGAATATATGAGATGAGGTTGAGCAGCTTATAATAGATACATATAGCACATGCCTAAAAGAGTTGAGAAACAAAACAAATACAAAGACAGGAAGAAAGCGACAGAGTGGACAACAAGGAAAGCTCATGCATGAGTTTGCATTCTCTCCCGGGATTATGGATAGAAATACCATTCGCTTTTATCATTGGTCCTTAGAGACAACAACCACCTAGAAGTTGACCAGGTGATGCGATATGAGAAGAGCGAAGGGAGAATTTTATTGGTATCAAAAAGTAAAATCTTAGGCCTCTAGCTATCATTCAAGTCCTAGCAATCTTCCTTATGAGCTTTAGGAATCCATCTCATAGTTCTCTGTTTTCAGGGGGTTAATTATAAGTTCTTAAACTTTCCGGGACCTCCCTCCCctactctttctttgttttttctctTAAGAAAATAAGTGGCTGATCTCTTCTGCATAGGTGTGGATACAAGGGTTTGTCTGATTGCCTTTTATGctgaaaaaaataagataaagggagaaagaagagaagtgataaaagaaaggaaaaaagagagagtatCAAGAAAAGAGACTCATAGTTCCATCTAGCTGACACAGCTCTCCCATCTTGTGGCCAGAGATCTGCGGTTCCAATTATCATATACACCACCAGATAACACCATGATTACCCTTAGAACTTGCTTGTGTTTTTCTCATGTGGTTGCATTTTTTTCACTGAGGGTGCACATCTAAAGGGCTTTTTATGTTAAAAGTAATGCAAAGTGCCCTGAAATGCACGGCAACAGCTCTGTATGCAGCCTGATCAACTCTTTATATGTGTGCTTTCTGTGCTTCACTCTTTTCAGTCAAAAAAAAACATATGCAGAATGGAGGTTTTGAAGCTAGGTTACTtaaagctctttttttttttagacggCAAGCATGACAAGTAATTTCATATTGGTTGTATTCTGTAGCATGCTCTAGTCTTgaattattctttattatttaTCTCTTCTGCTTCAGATTGATATGAGAATGTGAGATACTTTCGCTACATCATCTATTACAGTGTTCCTTTTTAAAATATTGTCCGCTAGCACATTTATAATGATGagaactatttttaatttttggtgAGTCTCTTATGCAGGGATAATATTGCTGTGTATGCAAGAGACTGTCAAGCAAAATTTATGCTAGGGTACTGTGCAACATACATCTTCATGCAGACATTTATGATTCCGGGCACTATATTCATGTCATTGCTGGCTGGAGCTCTTTTTGGGGTCGTCAAGGGTGTTGTTTTGGTCGTTTTTACTGCCACTTCTGGTGCATCCTCCTGCTATTTTCTTTCCAAGTTGATTGGAAGGCCTCTGGTTAGCTGGTTGTGGCCTGAAAAGTTGAGATTCTTTCAGGCAGAGGTATATCTTAAATGTGGTCCATGAAGCATTTCTCTGTTAAATCTCCTTTAgggaatttattttattaaacctAGCTTACATCTCCCATTTGATGGATTAGTCATCATTTCATGTCTCAGATTATGTGCTCCTTTAAATGCAGGTAGCAAAACGCAGAGACAAGCTGTTAAATTATATGCTTTTTCTGAGGATAACTCCATCATTGCCTAACACATTTATAAATGTGGCATCTCCAATTGTGGACATACCTTTCCATGTTTTTTTTCTTGCAACATTGGTTGGTCTTATTCCAGCATCTTACATCACTGTCAGAGTGAGTTTCTTCTAGCTACTGTATTATCATCCTTTCAGCCTTCTTGAtatccttgattttttttttttaaaaatttaaagatagtGATTTGTTAGTTTTGATGGCAAAGTATCGGATTAAGATTCAGATTGCTTCTATTCTTTGTACCAGTttgcatcaaaattatttttttcttttcaaaaaatcatttactGCAGTCAGGCCTGGATGCAATGCATCTTTTGTGGTTTGCCTaccaattttaaaaattgaaatattaatatttatatttcattCGAGTTCTGAGCAACTGAAACAAGGTGTTGTGACACCCTGTGTATGTATTTACTATTTAGTTATTCCAATAATCTACCCATTCCTGGAACAAGAGGTTTTGTCTAGTTACTTGACCAACAAAAATAACCTATTCAAAATAACCACAACTTTTATTTGTTTTTATCTCTTTTATGTAGGGCTGGAAAATGGCTGGGCTGGCAGGGCCAGCAGGGCCATGCCCCTAGCTAAGCgtgtctcaaatttttttttttgggggcttCGGACCGGGTTTAGGCCTGAAAACATTTGGAAAATCCAGGCCTGCCCTTGACCTGAACCTGATTGGGCTGGCCTGAATTTGCCATTTGGGCCAAAATTGGACCGGCCCAAATTTGTGGACATGAACTCTCATCCGCCAATTGTTCATTTAAGACCTACTTTGTGTTATATACTGTCCAAAACTCATGCTCGACCCATAAATTAAGAAGCTAGGACCTGCTCAAGAATAAGCCACAACTCTGCTATTAAGAAGGAGGccgaaataaataaatatttcaagTATTTGGATGACATAACATGGTTATGACTCCACTTTGCCTAGCCACGACACCATCTGCATCTGTTCTTTGTTGCCTCTTAAAAAAACCATGAAGACACTGTACAAACCAACACTATTTTAGGAACCAACAGCACAAGTGTCTTGGCATTTGCTAGTTGGGCTCTGGTTTTTTCATCATCATTTGTTAATGCTATTCGTGCATGCACCAGTGAAGATCTTTTGCGCAATCCTAGCCAAAATTAAGGATAATTAAGCAAACATATATAATTTACTTATCTTCCCATTTACTATCATGCATGAAAGCAGCCTTAGTCCATAGCCCAGACGAACAAAAGACATAAATATATTGGCTGTATTTCTAAAACATAAGCACCACAGTTACATTATGTCATTGCTCAatgaaaaaataggaaaaaaccaTTCTGTTGCCTATGATGAGGCCAATCAATCTGCTGCTACTTATCAAACACCATGTAATGATAACAGTGTCACATATATGGAAACAAATCAATTCAATCAGCAATGTTTGATTAGTGCATTGATGCAAAGTATTCTTTTGCTTATATCAAGGCTAATCAGTCAGCACCTACTTCTTAAATCTCAAACACCATATGACAACAACAGTATCACACTGCATATATAGAAAGAAGTCAATTCTAAAAGCATTGTTTGACTAGTATTTTAGTGGGAAACATTCCATTGCTTATACAAAGTCTGAATGATCAACAACTTCTTTTCAAACACCATGTGAGAATAATAGTATAGAGAGAAATCAGTTCTAACTTCATAACTTTCTAACTTCATAACTTTACTAGTACTTTAACTGGAACTAAACTTTCCAATAAGCATCCATGTGGAATCAATCTTGgtagagggaagagagaaattgTTCCCTCTTCACTCATTCATTGTTGTGACAACCTACATTTTGAATAAAACAAATAATTAGAATATGAAGAAAATTAAATATGTAAACTTGTAACTtgatatgaataaaaaaaattataaagacgaTGACTAAATTATCAAGATATATCCTGAGATAGATTCCAGCTTCTAGTTCATCACCATACaataaacaaagaaaaagaataaaggaATTCAAGATCAGATAATGAAACATAGCAAAATCTAGAagcaggaaagcataaataatttGACAATGCACCGATTATATTCAAGGCTTAGAGTGTGAATGTTACATCAAGCAGCTATGACAACCATAATTTTTAACAAAGATCATGCTAACGTATACTTTTGTATGTGCATCCACCTAAGAAATGTCATAGTATTTAGTGACATGAACTGAATCCAGTGCCCACTTCCCTGTGAGTATTTCACAACCCGAAATGAGCTGCTGGTTTCCTAAATATGGAACTGATAGTGTACTGCTCTAAAGCAGACTTCTAGGAGCCCAATGTTGTGG
The sequence above is a segment of the Elaeis guineensis isolate ETL-2024a chromosome 7, EG11, whole genome shotgun sequence genome. Coding sequences within it:
- the LOC105048722 gene encoding uncharacterized protein encodes the protein MASLCSLPFLLPKPLPFSSRNPNPRFVPIRAKFRIRADGERGRNWPRPPPETEKKSLAVATGELFLGLASLLLRSRSTTAPVSVPPGGSEVFQDREEASFSGKGESIASLVEDPVDQEVIWEQRLKDLEAEKERKKVTSPGFSFSAAGLLFPYHLGVAQFLLEKGYITETTPLAGSSAGAIVCAVIASGNSMQDALQATKILAEDCRLKGTAFRLGAVLRDVLSNFLPDDVHIKSSGRVRVAITQLFWRPKGLLVDQFDSKEDLINAVFTSSFIPGYLAPRPATIFRNRLCIDGGLTLFMPPTSASETVRVCAFPTNGLGLNGIGISPDCNPENRATPRQLFNWALEPAEDYILDKLYELGYLDAAVWADQNPVDSVLKDEGSTNGSRIVKYLGSPNSSQIMEDEGSMNST
- the LOC140859349 gene encoding uncharacterized membrane protein At4g09580-like — protein: MKLRSLPPIAASCCSSARTVALVSMAPLRVAAVRDVESTLSDESPTTKKPVGARDTRFPLSQWEAAAAASIFMIFAVGLFCIYLTMPEADYDKIFRLPHNLADLRVLKDNIAVYARDCQAKFMLGYCATYIFMQTFMIPGTIFMSLLAGALFGVVKGVVLVVFTATSGASSCYFLSKLIGRPLVSWLWPEKLRFFQAEVAKRRDKLLNYMLFLRITPSLPNTFINVASPIVDIPFHVFFLATLVGLIPASYITVRAGLALGFKITQIL